A single Agromyces sp. CF514 DNA region contains:
- a CDS encoding MarR family winged helix-turn-helix transcriptional regulator, whose translation MRRSERKTLDPDLGMLTARLLFRVQHELTASLPEREHTDLKPKHGAILAYLDAEGSRATDLARFSGQHKQVIGTLVDELVELGYVRREPDPADRRAKLIVPTDRGLAEMRASDAILERIEQRYADAIGAAEFAQFKATLRRIASATPVE comes from the coding sequence ATGCGGCGCAGCGAACGCAAGACCCTCGATCCCGACCTCGGCATGCTGACGGCCCGGCTGCTGTTCCGGGTGCAGCACGAACTCACCGCGTCGCTGCCTGAACGCGAGCACACCGACCTGAAGCCCAAGCACGGCGCGATCCTCGCCTACCTCGATGCCGAAGGCAGCCGGGCGACCGACCTCGCCCGGTTCTCAGGGCAGCACAAGCAGGTCATCGGCACGCTCGTCGACGAGCTCGTCGAACTCGGCTACGTGCGCCGCGAACCCGACCCGGCCGACCGGCGCGCCAAGCTCATCGTGCCGACCGACCGCGGCCTCGCCGAGATGCGGGCATCGGATGCGATCCTCGAGCGGATCGAGCAACGCTACGCCGACGCGATCGGAGCCGCGGAGTTCGCGCAGTTCAAGGCCACGTTGCGTCGCATCGCCAGCGCAACGCCGGTCGAGTAG
- a CDS encoding o-succinylbenzoate synthase: MTSPSLDDLLSTARVVALPLVTRFRGIDVREALLMEGPHGWTEFSPFVEYDDHEASVWLRGAIDYGWNETPAALRDRIPVNATVPGVDPDSVAAVLARFPGCRTAKVKVAASDQTLAQDVARVRAVREVLGPEGRIRVDANAGWNVDEAEHAIHALAEFDLEYVEQPCPSLEDLVEIRLRTKYMGIPIAADESVRKADDPLAVAEAGAADLLVIKAQPLGGIRRALRIIETAGLPVVVSSALDTSVGLAMGAALAASVADLDYDCGLGTASLLAADVTGSPLVPVDGAIEVRRVVPDSELLDRHAASPERTDWWLERLGRCFAVLDG, translated from the coding sequence ATGACATCGCCGTCGCTCGACGACCTGCTCTCCACCGCGCGCGTGGTCGCGCTTCCGCTCGTCACGCGGTTCCGCGGCATCGACGTGCGCGAAGCGCTGCTCATGGAGGGCCCGCACGGGTGGACGGAGTTCAGCCCCTTCGTCGAGTACGACGACCACGAGGCATCCGTCTGGCTCCGAGGCGCGATCGACTACGGCTGGAACGAGACACCGGCGGCGCTGCGCGACCGGATCCCGGTGAACGCGACCGTGCCGGGCGTCGACCCCGACAGCGTCGCCGCCGTGCTCGCGCGCTTCCCCGGCTGCCGCACCGCGAAGGTGAAGGTCGCCGCAAGCGACCAGACCCTGGCCCAGGATGTCGCGAGGGTGCGCGCCGTGCGCGAGGTGCTCGGCCCCGAGGGCCGCATCCGCGTCGATGCGAACGCCGGGTGGAACGTCGACGAGGCCGAGCACGCGATCCACGCGCTCGCGGAGTTCGACCTCGAGTACGTCGAGCAGCCGTGCCCGAGCCTCGAGGACCTCGTCGAGATCCGGCTGCGCACGAAGTACATGGGCATCCCGATCGCGGCCGACGAGAGCGTGCGCAAGGCCGACGACCCGCTCGCGGTCGCCGAGGCCGGTGCCGCCGACCTCCTCGTGATCAAGGCGCAGCCGCTCGGCGGCATCCGCCGGGCGCTCCGCATCATCGAGACGGCCGGCCTGCCCGTCGTTGTCTCGAGTGCGCTCGACACGAGCGTGGGGCTCGCGATGGGCGCCGCGCTCGCGGCATCCGTCGCCGACCTCGACTACGACTGCGGGCTCGGCACGGCCTCGCTGCTGGCGGCGGATGTCACGGGCTCGCCGCTGGTGCCCGTCGACGGCGCGATCGAGGTGCGCCGGGTCGTGCCCGACTCCGAGCTGCTCGACCGCCACGCCGCCTCGCCCGAGCGCACGGACTGGTGGCTCGAACGCCTCGGCCGCTGCTTCGCGGTGCTCGACGGCTGA
- a CDS encoding homocysteine S-methyltransferase family protein — translation MGTMLQQHELSLEADFEGHEGCNEVLNRTRPDVIGGIHDAYLATGIDAVETNTFGANWSNLSDYGIDDQIAELAEAGARIARERVEAAEAADGRMRWVLGSMGPGTKLPSLGHTTYDHLKQTFALQAEGLIDGGADAFLIETSQDLLQTKAAVNGCKQAIVSRGIRLPIFVEVTVETTGTMLMGSEIGAALTALEPLGVDAIGLNCATGPAEMSEHLRHLSKHSRVPVACMPNAGLPVLGANGAHYPLEPAELATAHEQFVREFGLGLIGGCCGTTPEHMLAVVERLRPAPRWSSSDEGAYRDQDADDAGSRYGAGAPTRPAAVPEAGVASLYQHVPFHQDASYLAIGERTNANGSKAFREAMLAGEWDECVEIARNQIRVGAHLLDVCVDYVGRDGVADIREVVSRFASASTLPLVIDSTEPAVIAAGLELIGGRPVVNSVNYEDGDAPTSRFGRIMPLVKEHGTAVIALTIDEQGQARTADDKLRIASRLVDALVDDWGMRVEDLIVDCLTFPIATGQEETRRDAIETIEAIRRLNAKYPGIHTTLGVSNVSFGLNPAARSVLNSVFLHEAVEAGLDSGIIDAAKIVPLASLSEEQRKVALDLVWDRREYDADGATTYDPLAVMLDLFAGVDTAALRDQRAAELAALPVGERLERRIIDGASKGLEDDLDLAREGGLSALQIINDHLLEGMKIVGERFGSGEMQLPFVLQSAETMKAAVALLEPHMEKTEASGKGTMVIATVRGDVHDIGKNLVDIILTNNGYKVINLGIKQPIADIIAAAEEHDADVIGMSGLLVKSTVVMKENLQELQARGLAKKWPVILGGAALTRAYVEDDLAGLFDGEVRYARDAFEGLTLMEPLVKVARGADPAEVGLPALKKRIHAAGSKLTLTEPEAMPGRSDVASDNPIPTPPFWGTRIVRGIALADYAAFLDERATFMGQWGLKPGRGEDGLTYEQLVEAEGRPRLRYWLDRILGEGMLDASVAYGYFPVVSEGDDLVVLHHGDDPTGVLGRPGLLAPDGGSGGPLGEERLRFHFPRQRRDRHLNLADFVRSKESGQVDVLPVQLVTAGAHIDQVTAKLFAENRYRDYYELNGLVMQLTESLAEYWHSRIRDELGFAGEDPADTAGLFKLEYRGARFSLGYPACPDMEDRRKVVELLKPERMGVELSEELQLHPEQSTDAFVFHHPEAKYFSV, via the coding sequence ATGGGAACCATGCTGCAGCAGCACGAGCTCTCGCTCGAGGCCGACTTCGAGGGCCATGAGGGCTGCAACGAGGTGCTGAACCGCACCCGGCCCGACGTCATCGGCGGCATTCACGATGCGTACCTCGCGACCGGCATCGACGCCGTCGAGACCAACACGTTCGGCGCGAACTGGTCGAACCTGTCGGACTACGGCATCGACGACCAGATCGCCGAACTCGCCGAGGCCGGTGCGCGCATCGCACGCGAGCGCGTCGAGGCCGCCGAGGCGGCCGACGGCCGCATGCGCTGGGTGCTCGGGTCGATGGGCCCCGGCACGAAGCTGCCGAGCCTCGGCCACACGACCTACGACCACCTCAAGCAGACGTTCGCCCTCCAGGCCGAGGGGCTCATCGACGGCGGCGCCGACGCGTTCCTCATCGAGACGTCGCAGGACCTGCTGCAGACCAAGGCCGCCGTGAACGGATGCAAGCAGGCCATCGTGAGCCGCGGCATCCGCCTGCCGATCTTCGTCGAGGTGACCGTCGAGACCACCGGCACCATGCTCATGGGCAGCGAGATCGGTGCGGCGCTCACCGCGCTCGAGCCCCTCGGCGTCGATGCGATCGGCCTGAACTGCGCCACCGGCCCGGCCGAGATGAGCGAGCACCTGCGGCACCTGTCGAAGCACTCGCGCGTGCCCGTGGCCTGCATGCCGAACGCGGGCCTGCCCGTGCTCGGCGCGAACGGCGCGCACTACCCGCTCGAACCCGCCGAGCTCGCGACCGCCCACGAGCAGTTCGTGCGCGAGTTCGGCCTCGGCCTGATCGGCGGATGCTGCGGCACGACGCCCGAGCATATGCTCGCCGTCGTCGAGCGACTGCGTCCGGCCCCCCGGTGGTCGAGTAGCGACGAAGGAGCGTATCGAGACCAGGATGCCGACGACGCTGGGTCTCGATACGGCGCTGGCGCGCCTACTCGACCGGCGGCTGTGCCCGAGGCGGGCGTCGCGAGCCTCTACCAGCACGTGCCGTTCCACCAGGACGCGTCGTACCTCGCGATCGGCGAGCGCACGAACGCGAACGGGTCGAAGGCCTTCCGCGAGGCCATGCTCGCCGGCGAATGGGACGAGTGCGTCGAGATCGCGCGCAACCAGATCCGCGTGGGCGCGCACCTGCTCGACGTGTGCGTCGACTACGTGGGCCGCGACGGCGTCGCCGACATCCGCGAGGTCGTGTCGCGCTTCGCGAGCGCCTCGACGCTGCCGCTCGTGATCGACTCGACCGAGCCGGCCGTCATCGCGGCCGGTCTCGAGCTCATCGGCGGTCGCCCGGTCGTGAACTCGGTCAACTACGAGGACGGCGACGCCCCGACCAGCCGGTTCGGGCGCATCATGCCGCTCGTGAAGGAGCACGGCACGGCCGTGATCGCGCTCACGATCGACGAGCAGGGCCAGGCCCGCACCGCAGACGACAAGCTGCGCATCGCCTCGCGCCTCGTCGACGCGCTCGTCGACGACTGGGGCATGCGCGTCGAGGACCTCATCGTCGACTGCCTGACGTTCCCGATCGCGACCGGTCAGGAGGAGACCCGCCGCGACGCGATCGAGACGATCGAGGCGATCCGTCGCCTGAACGCGAAGTACCCCGGCATCCACACCACGCTCGGCGTCTCGAACGTGTCGTTCGGCCTCAACCCCGCCGCCCGCAGTGTGCTGAACTCGGTGTTCCTGCACGAGGCCGTCGAGGCCGGACTCGACTCGGGCATCATCGACGCCGCGAAGATCGTGCCGCTCGCCTCGCTCTCGGAGGAGCAGCGCAAGGTCGCGCTCGACCTCGTCTGGGACCGCCGCGAGTACGACGCCGACGGCGCGACGACCTACGACCCGCTCGCGGTCATGCTCGACCTCTTCGCCGGCGTCGACACCGCGGCCCTCCGCGACCAGCGCGCGGCCGAGCTCGCCGCGCTGCCCGTCGGCGAGCGCCTCGAGCGTCGCATCATCGACGGCGCCTCGAAGGGCCTCGAAGACGACCTCGACCTCGCGCGCGAGGGCGGGCTGTCGGCGCTCCAGATCATCAACGACCACCTGCTCGAGGGCATGAAGATCGTCGGCGAGCGCTTCGGTTCTGGCGAGATGCAGCTGCCGTTCGTGTTGCAGTCGGCCGAGACCATGAAGGCCGCCGTCGCGCTGCTCGAACCGCACATGGAGAAGACCGAGGCCTCGGGCAAGGGCACCATGGTCATCGCCACGGTGCGCGGCGACGTGCACGACATCGGCAAGAACCTCGTCGACATCATCCTGACGAACAACGGCTACAAGGTGATCAACCTCGGCATCAAGCAGCCGATCGCCGACATCATCGCTGCGGCGGAGGAGCACGATGCCGACGTCATCGGCATGTCCGGCCTGCTCGTGAAGTCGACCGTCGTGATGAAGGAGAACCTCCAGGAGCTGCAGGCCCGCGGCCTCGCGAAGAAGTGGCCCGTGATCCTCGGCGGCGCGGCGCTCACGCGCGCCTACGTCGAGGACGACCTCGCAGGACTCTTCGACGGCGAGGTCCGCTACGCCCGCGATGCCTTCGAGGGCCTCACGCTCATGGAGCCGCTCGTGAAGGTCGCGCGCGGCGCGGACCCGGCCGAGGTGGGCCTGCCGGCGCTCAAGAAGCGCATCCACGCGGCCGGCTCGAAGCTCACGCTGACCGAACCCGAGGCCATGCCGGGGCGGTCCGACGTGGCATCCGACAACCCGATCCCAACCCCGCCGTTCTGGGGCACGCGCATCGTGCGAGGCATCGCGCTCGCCGACTACGCCGCGTTCCTCGACGAGCGCGCCACGTTCATGGGGCAGTGGGGCCTCAAGCCCGGTCGCGGCGAAGACGGCCTGACCTACGAGCAGCTCGTCGAGGCCGAGGGGCGCCCGCGCCTGCGGTACTGGCTCGACCGCATCCTCGGCGAGGGCATGCTCGACGCGTCGGTCGCCTACGGCTACTTCCCGGTCGTGAGCGAGGGCGACGACCTCGTCGTGCTGCACCACGGCGACGACCCGACCGGGGTGCTCGGCCGGCCCGGGCTGCTCGCGCCCGACGGCGGCTCGGGCGGCCCGCTCGGCGAGGAGCGCCTGCGCTTCCACTTCCCGCGCCAGCGACGCGACCGCCACCTGAACCTCGCCGACTTCGTCCGCTCGAAGGAGTCGGGACAGGTCGATGTGCTGCCGGTGCAGCTCGTCACCGCAGGCGCGCACATCGACCAGGTCACCGCGAAGCTCTTCGCCGAGAACCGCTATCGCGACTACTACGAGCTCAACGGGCTCGTGATGCAGCTCACCGAGTCGCTCGCCGAGTACTGGCACTCGCGCATCCGCGACGAGCTCGGGTTCGCGGGCGAGGATCCCGCCGACACCGCCGGGCTCTTCAAGCTCGAGTACCGCGGCGCGCGCTTCTCGCTCGGCTACCCCGCGTGCCCCGACATGGAGGACCGCCGAAAGGTCGTCGAGCTCCTGAAGCCCGAGCGCATGGGCGTCGAGCTCAGCGAGGAGCTCCAGCTGCACCCCGAGCAGTCGACCGACGCCTTCGTGTTCCACCACCCCGAGGCGAAGTACTTCTCGGTCTGA
- a CDS encoding TerC family protein has protein sequence MNVTPLVWIITIAVTIAFFVYEFFAHVRKPHEPSIGESARWSAFYIGLAVLFGIGVGVVSGWTYGGEYFAGYLTEKALSIDNLFVFLIVMTGFAVPKIYQQKVLMIGIVIALILRGIFIAVGATLIENFSWVFYLFGALLLVLAYRQAFAHGDSNPADGRFMRLVRRVLPVSDEYDGDRLTVRKNGRRFVTPMLLTIIAIGFVDLVFAVDSIPAIYGLTEEAYLVFTANAFALMGLRQLYFLIGGLLERLVYLAQGLAVILAFIGVKLVLHAMHVNELPFVNGGEPMLWAPEIPIWFSLLFIGATIAVATVASLIKTRGDRASSVVAGDGAGASDGAVDEADVASAVASGETSGRAPGEQAR, from the coding sequence TTGAACGTCACCCCACTCGTGTGGATCATCACGATCGCCGTCACGATCGCCTTCTTCGTCTACGAGTTCTTCGCGCACGTGCGCAAGCCCCACGAGCCGTCCATAGGCGAATCGGCGAGGTGGTCGGCGTTCTACATCGGCCTCGCCGTGCTGTTCGGCATCGGCGTGGGCGTCGTCTCGGGCTGGACGTACGGCGGCGAGTACTTCGCGGGCTACCTCACCGAGAAGGCGCTGTCGATCGACAACCTCTTCGTGTTCCTCATCGTGATGACCGGCTTCGCGGTGCCCAAGATCTACCAGCAGAAGGTGCTGATGATCGGCATCGTGATCGCCCTGATCCTGCGCGGCATCTTCATCGCGGTCGGGGCGACCCTGATCGAGAACTTCTCCTGGGTCTTCTACCTCTTCGGCGCCCTGCTGCTGGTGCTCGCGTACCGTCAGGCCTTCGCGCACGGCGACTCCAACCCCGCCGACGGGCGGTTCATGCGCCTCGTGCGCCGCGTGCTGCCGGTCAGCGACGAGTACGACGGCGACCGCCTCACGGTTCGCAAGAACGGCCGCCGGTTCGTCACGCCGATGCTGCTCACGATCATCGCCATCGGCTTCGTCGACCTCGTCTTCGCCGTCGACTCGATCCCGGCGATCTACGGGCTCACCGAGGAGGCCTACCTCGTCTTCACCGCCAACGCGTTCGCGCTCATGGGCCTTCGCCAGCTCTACTTCCTCATCGGCGGGCTGCTCGAGCGCCTCGTGTACCTCGCGCAGGGCCTCGCCGTCATCCTCGCCTTCATCGGCGTGAAGCTCGTGCTGCACGCCATGCACGTCAACGAGCTGCCCTTCGTCAACGGCGGCGAGCCGATGCTGTGGGCCCCCGAGATCCCGATCTGGTTCTCGCTGCTGTTCATCGGCGCCACCATCGCGGTCGCGACCGTGGCGAGCCTCATCAAGACCCGGGGCGATCGCGCGTCGTCGGTCGTCGCTGGCGATGGGGCTGGTGCGAGCGACGGCGCGGTCGATGAGGCGGATGTCGCGTCCGCCGTCGCGTCCGGCGAAACGTCCGGACGCGCACCCGGCGAGCAGGCCCGCTGA
- a CDS encoding hemolysin family protein, with protein sequence MTDLLWNVALVVVFVLVGGVFAATEMALVTLRESQINAIAARGRRGAKVAALARNPNTFLSAVQIGVTVAGFASAAYGATSIAPSVAPLFELWGVAPPLAMTLATVLLTLVIAYLSLVLGELVPKRLAIQRNAQFAYAVAPVLDGFAKVMRPVIWLLSISTNALVRLLGADPHKTGDEMTEEEIRDIVATHQGLPEDERRILDDVLSLRGRQISEVMRPRPEVVAIDRTASIADAVGQVRELPFSRYPVVDRSIDDITGFVHVRDLLDAAAVDPDGAVERLVRPIPYLPATAGVLPTLTRLRADGHHIGVVVDEYGGTDGIVTLEDLVEEVVGEIFDEYDTASEPPAVGDELDGRLNLSDFEAVTGLDLPRGSSDTIAGFVTERLGRLAVVGDAIEVPGAGIRVTALDRRRIAGVRVTPTSAPGVSDAVSGSSVR encoded by the coding sequence ATGACCGACCTGCTCTGGAACGTCGCACTGGTCGTCGTCTTCGTCCTGGTCGGCGGCGTGTTCGCGGCGACCGAGATGGCCCTGGTCACCCTGCGTGAGAGCCAGATCAATGCGATCGCCGCGCGCGGTCGCCGCGGTGCGAAGGTCGCGGCGCTGGCCAGGAACCCCAACACGTTCCTCTCGGCGGTGCAGATCGGCGTGACGGTCGCCGGCTTCGCCTCCGCGGCGTACGGCGCGACGTCGATCGCGCCCTCGGTCGCCCCGCTGTTCGAGCTCTGGGGCGTGGCGCCGCCGCTCGCGATGACGCTCGCCACCGTGCTGCTCACGCTCGTGATCGCGTACCTGTCGCTGGTGCTCGGCGAGCTCGTGCCCAAGCGGCTCGCGATCCAGCGCAACGCGCAGTTCGCCTACGCCGTCGCCCCGGTGCTCGACGGGTTCGCGAAGGTCATGCGTCCGGTCATCTGGCTGCTCTCGATCTCGACGAATGCGCTCGTGCGACTGCTCGGCGCCGACCCGCACAAGACGGGCGACGAGATGACCGAGGAGGAGATCCGCGACATCGTCGCCACCCATCAGGGCCTCCCCGAAGACGAGCGCCGCATCCTCGACGACGTGCTCTCGCTTCGCGGTCGTCAGATCAGCGAGGTCATGCGCCCCCGCCCTGAGGTGGTGGCCATCGACCGGACGGCGAGCATCGCCGACGCGGTCGGCCAGGTGCGCGAACTCCCGTTCTCGCGCTACCCGGTCGTGGACCGGTCCATCGACGACATCACCGGCTTCGTGCACGTGCGCGACCTCCTCGATGCGGCGGCCGTCGACCCGGACGGCGCCGTGGAACGGCTCGTGCGCCCGATCCCGTACCTGCCGGCGACGGCGGGCGTGCTGCCGACGCTGACGCGCCTGCGCGCCGACGGCCACCACATCGGCGTCGTCGTCGACGAGTACGGCGGAACCGACGGCATCGTCACGCTCGAGGACCTGGTCGAAGAGGTCGTCGGCGAGATCTTCGACGAGTACGACACCGCGTCCGAGCCGCCCGCCGTGGGCGACGAGCTCGACGGACGCCTCAACCTCTCGGACTTCGAGGCCGTCACCGGGCTCGACCTGCCCCGCGGCTCGTCGGACACCATCGCCGGATTCGTGACCGAGCGCCTCGGCCGACTGGCGGTCGTCGGCGACGCGATCGAGGTGCCGGGTGCCGGCATCCGGGTCACCGCGCTCGATCGCCGACGCATCGCGGGCGTGCGCGTGACGCCGACGTCGGCACCCGGCGTATCGGACGCGGTCAGCGGCTCGTCGGTGCGTTGA
- a CDS encoding ATP-binding cassette domain-containing protein, with product MTIRPAPLRTAAIIAAGFVGARVVYRVLFHGADGTGPVVLPLPEIPLPRPFSHVVLLGPATVDGLADAAASAVPIALAILAFGVLNAVLDVPRLLVRGARRGPMRGVARTLAVAWAGLPALADAVRRVRFAQRLRGERGGPRLLAPVLERTLERATAVAAALELRGLAGRADDAVDGACERPVEARHLAIVHRDAQGATVVVPSLELAPGTLTLVTGATGSGKSTLLRTLAGLHAHLDGGTAHGELLVVGLDRSVTPPRDTARTVGVVLQHPREGFATERVDDEIGLALELRGVDPVIVRARVDEVAARVGIRALLGRELRGLSAGEATLVAIAASIAEHPILLLVDEPLADLDLAMRQRIVALLDSLAHEAGICVVVAEHRQAEFAAVADARVAVADGLARPVRHEATGTVRTPTATSAPSATSAPATAATSAAGSYETAAEPLAFDRRARETHGEVVLRARALTVRHGATIAVDAADLDLASGEIVALTGPNGAGKSSLLIALATGRTAAVTMRGTPSHRMPPHGMRARWTWAHGASPDGASAHRGRRDEPRDIVLVPDTSDDLFAATTVAAECIRADRRARLERGTTAARFAAFLGSAPGDADLAARLERHPRDLSVGERRCLAIAIQSAGTPSVVLVDEPTRGLDAHARRLVASALCRAADEGAAVLVATHDAGFVEALADRKLPMDGGRLGRSEPAASWLRRPGGDAATSPASPASPASRIGSTAQAEAADDAPSGFEAEERRGAGAPRSGSEEQSAGDAERARTTSPRAATRVPPYVGSRSRRRGARGIRSAALVLTIANLVALAAFTWPLVATALPEQASAAVPVAALALAPLATLVVLAALDGSVRSAHTLALLGTLAAIGAAVRIAGTGVGGVEAVFILLILAGRAFGPRFGLLLGLLTIALSTIVTGTFGPWTPFQMFACAWVGAGAGLLPRRLPGRAEIAMLAVYGVLASYAFGLIMNLWFWPFAIGTATSIAYEPGAPLGQNLSSFLLYSLVTSSLTWDTLRAITTVVGLTVIGSAVLASFRRAKPVGAGAGRSPDGLTAPATARLVNAPTSR from the coding sequence ATGACCATCCGACCCGCGCCCCTGCGAACCGCGGCGATCATCGCCGCCGGATTCGTGGGGGCGCGGGTCGTCTACCGGGTGCTGTTCCACGGGGCCGACGGCACGGGCCCGGTCGTGCTGCCGCTGCCCGAGATCCCGCTGCCCCGACCGTTCTCGCACGTCGTGCTGCTCGGGCCCGCAACGGTCGACGGACTCGCGGATGCCGCGGCGAGCGCCGTGCCGATCGCGCTCGCGATCCTCGCGTTCGGCGTGCTGAACGCCGTGCTCGACGTGCCGCGGCTGCTCGTGCGCGGCGCCCGGCGCGGACCCATGCGGGGCGTCGCCCGTACCCTCGCCGTCGCCTGGGCCGGCCTGCCCGCACTCGCCGACGCCGTACGCCGGGTGCGCTTCGCGCAACGCCTGCGCGGCGAGCGCGGCGGCCCGCGCCTGCTCGCGCCCGTGCTCGAACGCACGCTCGAACGCGCGACCGCCGTGGCCGCCGCGCTCGAGCTGCGCGGCCTCGCCGGGCGCGCCGACGACGCCGTCGACGGTGCATGCGAACGCCCGGTCGAGGCGCGTCACCTCGCGATCGTGCACCGCGACGCGCAGGGCGCGACCGTCGTGGTCCCGTCGCTCGAGCTCGCGCCTGGCACGCTCACCCTCGTCACGGGCGCGACCGGAAGCGGCAAGTCCACGCTGCTGCGCACGCTCGCCGGCCTGCACGCCCACCTCGATGGAGGCACCGCGCACGGCGAACTGCTCGTGGTCGGACTCGACCGATCGGTGACCCCGCCCCGCGACACGGCCCGCACGGTGGGCGTCGTGCTGCAGCATCCGCGCGAGGGCTTCGCCACCGAGCGGGTCGACGACGAGATCGGGCTCGCGCTCGAACTGCGCGGCGTCGACCCGGTCATCGTCAGGGCGCGCGTCGACGAGGTCGCGGCGCGGGTCGGCATCCGCGCACTGCTCGGTCGTGAACTGCGCGGGCTGTCGGCGGGCGAGGCGACCCTCGTCGCGATCGCGGCGTCGATCGCCGAACACCCCATCCTGCTGCTCGTCGACGAGCCCCTCGCCGACCTCGACCTCGCCATGCGGCAGCGCATCGTGGCCCTGCTCGACTCGCTCGCACACGAAGCGGGCATCTGCGTCGTCGTGGCCGAGCACCGGCAGGCCGAGTTCGCGGCGGTGGCCGATGCACGCGTCGCAGTCGCGGACGGGCTCGCCCGACCGGTCCGGCATGAGGCGACGGGCACGGTGCGAACACCGACGGCGACGTCCGCCCCGAGTGCGACGTCCGCCCCGGCCACCGCCGCGACCTCGGCCGCCGGATCGTACGAGACGGCAGCCGAACCGCTCGCATTCGACCGGCGGGCGCGCGAGACGCACGGGGAGGTCGTGCTCAGGGCTCGAGCCCTGACCGTGCGCCACGGCGCGACGATCGCGGTCGACGCGGCCGACCTCGACCTGGCCTCCGGCGAGATCGTCGCGCTCACCGGCCCCAACGGCGCGGGCAAGTCGAGCCTGCTCATCGCGCTGGCGACCGGCCGAACCGCGGCCGTCACCATGCGCGGGACGCCATCGCATCGGATGCCCCCGCACGGGATGCGTGCGCGCTGGACGTGGGCGCATGGGGCATCGCCCGACGGCGCGTCCGCGCACCGCGGACGCCGCGACGAACCCCGCGACATCGTACTCGTGCCCGACACCTCGGACGACCTGTTCGCCGCGACGACCGTCGCAGCCGAGTGCATCCGCGCAGATCGGCGGGCACGCCTCGAGCGGGGCACGACGGCGGCGAGGTTCGCCGCGTTCCTCGGATCCGCACCGGGCGACGCCGACCTGGCCGCTCGCCTCGAGCGGCATCCGCGCGACCTCTCGGTCGGCGAGCGGCGGTGCCTCGCGATCGCGATCCAGTCGGCGGGCACCCCGAGCGTGGTGCTCGTCGACGAACCGACGCGGGGTCTCGACGCGCACGCGCGACGCCTCGTGGCCTCGGCACTGTGCCGAGCGGCCGACGAGGGCGCCGCCGTGCTCGTCGCGACGCACGACGCGGGATTCGTCGAGGCGCTCGCGGATCGCAAGCTGCCCATGGACGGCGGACGCCTCGGGCGTTCCGAGCCCGCCGCGAGCTGGCTCCGCCGACCCGGCGGCGACGCGGCGACGAGCCCGGCCAGCCCGGCGAGCCCGGCCAGCCGGATCGGGTCGACCGCGCAGGCCGAAGCGGCCGACGATGCGCCTTCGGGATTCGAGGCCGAGGAGCGCCGGGGCGCCGGCGCACCACGGTCCGGATCCGAGGAGCAGTCGGCCGGGGACGCCGAGCGCGCGCGCACGACCTCGCCGCGTGCGGCGACCCGGGTGCCCCCTTACGTCGGCTCGCGGTCGCGCAGACGCGGGGCACGCGGCATCCGCTCGGCCGCCCTCGTGCTGACGATCGCGAACCTCGTCGCCCTCGCGGCCTTCACCTGGCCGCTCGTGGCGACCGCGCTGCCCGAGCAGGCGAGCGCCGCCGTTCCGGTCGCCGCCCTGGCCCTCGCGCCGCTCGCAACACTCGTGGTGCTCGCCGCGCTCGACGGATCGGTGCGCAGCGCCCATACGCTTGCGCTGCTCGGCACGCTCGCCGCGATCGGGGCGGCCGTGCGCATCGCGGGCACCGGCGTCGGTGGGGTCGAGGCCGTGTTCATCCTGTTGATCCTCGCGGGTCGCGCGTTCGGGCCGCGCTTCGGCCTGCTGCTCGGACTGCTCACGATCGCGCTCTCGACGATCGTCACGGGCACGTTCGGGCCGTGGACGCCGTTCCAGATGTTCGCGTGCGCCTGGGTCGGCGCGGGCGCTGGGCTGCTCCCCCGGCGGCTGCCGGGCCGCGCCGAGATCGCCATGCTCGCCGTCTACGGCGTGCTCGCCTCGTACGCCTTCGGCCTCATCATGAACCTGTGGTTCTGGCCGTTCGCCATCGGCACGGCGACGAGCATCGCGTACGAGCCGGGAGCCCCGCTCGGGCAGAACCTCTCGAGCTTCCTGCTGTACTCGCTCGTGACCTCGTCGCTCACCTGGGACACGCTTCGCGCGATCACGACCGTCGTCGGACTCACCGTGATCGGCTCGGCCGTGCTCGCGTCGTTCCGACGCGCGAAGCCGGTCGGTGCCGGCGCCGGCCGTTCTCCCGACGGACTCACCGCCCCCGCGACGGCTCGACTCGTCAACGCACCGACGAGCCGCTGA